In the genome of Candidatus Eisenbacteria bacterium, the window GCGCGTACTCGTGCACGACGATGCTGAAGAAGAGAACGAGGAGCATGGGAAGCGCTTCGATCATGAACCGCCCTCCGGTCGGCCTTGACTCAGCATAGAAGGTAGATTCCGCGATGCGGATCGGCAAGGAAGAAACGACGCCGGACCCCGACGCCTACCGCGCGGTTCTCTCCGAGGCGACCGCCGAGACGCGCGTGCAGGGATCGCGGTTTCTCGCGTTCGTCTTCCCCTCGGCCGCCGAAAAGGAAGCGGCCGGCCGCGTCGAGTCACTCCGGCGGTCCCACCATGACGCGACCCATGTCTGCTTCGCGTGGCGCATCGGCCACGGCGCCGGTCAGAAGCGCCGCGCGAGCGACGCGGGCGAGCCGTCCGGAACTGCGGGCGCCCCGATCCTCGCCGCCCTCGACCGGGCCGGCGTCTCCGACGCGCTCGTCGCGGTCGTCCGCTGGTTCGGCGGCACGAAGCTCGGAACCGGCGGGCTCGCCCGCGCCTACGGGGAGTGCGCCCGCCTCGCGATCGAATGGGCGCGGATCGGCGAGCGGGTTCTCCGCGAGCGCGTACGCGTCTTGTTCCCCTACGCGCACGCCGGGCGGGTTCTCCGCATCGCCGAGAAGCACCGCGCGCTCGTCGAGGATTCCGTCTACGCCGAGGAGGTCTCCATCCGCTTCGCGGTTCCCGCGAGCCGCCTCGC includes:
- a CDS encoding YigZ family protein, with the protein product MRIGKEETTPDPDAYRAVLSEATAETRVQGSRFLAFVFPSAAEKEAAGRVESLRRSHHDATHVCFAWRIGHGAGQKRRASDAGEPSGTAGAPILAALDRAGVSDALVAVVRWFGGTKLGTGGLARAYGECARLAIEWARIGERVLRERVRVLFPYAHAGRVLRIAEKHRALVEDSVYAEEVSIRFAVPASRLAAFQEEIVEATGGDAAFDP